One part of the Magallana gigas chromosome 5, xbMagGiga1.1, whole genome shotgun sequence genome encodes these proteins:
- the LOC105331115 gene encoding pyrroline-5-carboxylate reductase 3 — MSVGFIGAGRMAQALSRGFISKGIVKPQKMMASDQSESILDFMKKQGVSTTNCNIELVERCDLVVMAVKPHLVADVLQEISDFFTTDKMFVSIAAGVPLEVLETNLPEETRVLRAMPNTACLVHAGATVIAPGKFVRNGDASLVQKLFQTVGLCYVGTEDQLDAVTGLSGSGPAYAFATIESLADGGVKMGLPRDMATKLAAQTLFGAAKMVLESGKHPGQLKDEVCSPGGTTITAMHELERGGFRGTIMDAVEASALKAKEMGELEVQKQEERTQEMENEQANEEQKSEEKMEKVEKKVKMSSPQ; from the exons atgtcagTTGGATTTATCGGGGCAGGGCGAATGGCCCAGGCTTTGAGCCGAGGTTTTATTTCTAAAG GTATTGTAAAGCCCCAGAAGATGATGGCAAGTGACCAATCAGAATCCATACTGGACTTTATGAAG AAGCAGGGGGTCTCCACCACCAACTGTAACATTGAGCTGGTGGAGCGATGCGATCTGGTGGTGATGGCCGTCAAGCCCCACCTTGTGGCCGACGTCCTCCAAGAAATCTCCGACTTCTTCACCACCGACAAAATGTTTGTCTCCATAGCAGCCGGAGTCCCTCTGGAGGTCCTGGAAACG AATTTACCCGAGGAGACACGCGTGCTGAGGGCCATGCCCAACACCGCGTGCCTAGTTCACGCGGGGGCCACAGTTATCGCCCCTGGAAAGTTCGTCCGGAACGGAGACGCCTCCCTAGTCCAGAAATTGTTCCAGACGGTGGGTCTGTGTTACGTGGGGACGGAGGATCAGCTGGACGCTGTGACGGGACTCAGCGGCAGCGGCCCCGCTTAT gCGTTTGCAACAATTGAATCTCTGGCTGACGGTGGAGTCAAAATGGGCCTTCCTAGGGACATGGCCACAAAATTAGCCGCCCAGACACTCTTC GGAGCAGCAAAGATGGTGTTGGAGTCCGGCAAACATCCGGGACAGCTGAAGGACGAGGTGTGCTCCCCCGGGGGCACCACCATCACGGCCATGCACGAGCTGGAGCGCGGGGGGTTCCGAGGGACCATCATGGACGCCGTGGAAGCCTCAGCCCTCAAGGCCAAGGAGATGGGGGAGTTGGAAGTACAGAAACAAGAGGAGAGAACTCAGGAGATGGAGAACGAACAAGCTAATGAGGAGCAGAAGAGTGAGGAGAAGATGGAGAAGGTGGAGAAGAAGGTCAAGATGTCTTCGCCGCAGTGA